The Desulfolucanica intricata genome has a window encoding:
- a CDS encoding NAD(P)/FAD-dependent oxidoreductase, giving the protein MTTSPRGAVLQRDGETYAIIPSLNGGLLDLPTLKKLTEVVEKYQIPIVKLTGAQRLALVGMQGKDVENIWNDLGMEPAPAVGNVVRSIQTCPGNAVCKNGKQNSLALSSKLQELFLGKGLPSKLKMGVSGCPICCAEPWLRDIGLFGKSDGWTVVVGGCAAGRPRIADFITEGLSDDKAVELVGKIINVYADNAKKGERIGKLIDRIGLEEFKALI; this is encoded by the coding sequence ATGACTACATCACCACGGGGAGCAGTGTTACAGCGGGACGGGGAAACATATGCAATTATACCCAGTTTAAACGGTGGACTGTTAGATTTACCCACCTTAAAAAAATTAACTGAGGTAGTGGAGAAGTATCAGATTCCTATCGTAAAATTAACGGGTGCTCAGCGTTTGGCCTTGGTGGGTATGCAGGGAAAAGATGTTGAGAACATCTGGAATGACTTAGGTATGGAACCGGCACCTGCAGTAGGCAATGTAGTTCGCAGCATCCAAACATGTCCCGGAAATGCGGTATGTAAAAACGGAAAACAAAATTCGCTGGCACTAAGCTCAAAACTGCAGGAGCTTTTTTTAGGAAAAGGACTTCCCAGTAAATTGAAGATGGGAGTTTCCGGGTGCCCAATATGCTGTGCCGAACCATGGCTGCGGGATATCGGCCTTTTTGGTAAATCTGACGGCTGGACAGTTGTTGTGGGAGGATGTGCCGCCGGGCGGCCCCGAATTGCTGATTTTATAACAGAAGGACTCAGCGATGATAAGGCTGTTGAATTAGTTGGTAAAATAATTAACGTTTATGCAGACAATGCTAAAAAGGGCGAAAGGATTGGCAAATTAATCGACAGAATTGGTTTGGAAGAATTTAAGGCCTTAATCTAG
- a CDS encoding DUF1659 domain-containing protein, which yields MAVIKVPGSSSLRMTLQTGVDGEGNPVYRRKSLNNVKTGALDQDIFDTAQAIAGLQEYTLVSVERTDNAELVNQ from the coding sequence ATGGCAGTAATTAAAGTTCCCGGCAGTTCATCTTTAAGAATGACACTGCAAACCGGAGTGGACGGCGAAGGCAACCCGGTATATCGCCGCAAGAGCTTAAACAATGTCAAGACCGGCGCTTTGGATCAGGACATTTTTGACACAGCCCAGGCTATTGCGGGCCTCCAGGAATACACCCTGGTAAGCGTAGAGCGCACTGACAATGCCGAGCTGGTTAACCAGTAA
- a CDS encoding DUF2922 domain-containing protein, with product MAATQTLKMVFLNQAGSRTTISVDNPRDDVTEAEIRAAMDMVISKNIFTTSGGDLAAIHSATIVDTTTTEIIAGA from the coding sequence ATGGCAGCAACTCAAACCTTAAAAATGGTATTTTTAAACCAGGCAGGCAGCCGGACCACCATCAGCGTGGACAATCCCCGGGATGATGTTACCGAAGCCGAAATCCGGGCCGCTATGGATATGGTTATCAGCAAGAACATCTTTACCACTTCCGGCGGCGACCTGGCAGCTATTCACAGCGCCACAATCGTGGATACCACCACAACTGAAATTATTGCCGGTGCTTAA
- a CDS encoding YvrJ family protein — MEEVVQLAANYGFPMVVAGYLLVRLEPVIKDLQKSISLLTIVVARQGGVDYESARSLVEGEKV; from the coding sequence GTGGAAGAAGTAGTTCAACTGGCCGCAAATTACGGCTTTCCAATGGTGGTGGCAGGGTATCTTTTGGTGCGCCTTGAACCGGTGATAAAGGATCTCCAAAAGTCCATCTCGCTCTTAACTATAGTAGTGGCCCGTCAAGGTGGCGTTGACTACGAAAGTGCCCGCAGTCTGGTGGAAGGAGAAAAAGTCTGA
- a CDS encoding LexA family protein, whose product MQVFQAIKEYKNIHSYSPSVRELGKILGVPSPGSVYHHLDRLKQMGYITSEPNKARSIRIIRKTKNP is encoded by the coding sequence ATGCAAGTCTTCCAGGCTATTAAAGAATATAAAAATATCCACAGCTATTCCCCGTCAGTCAGAGAGTTGGGTAAAATCCTCGGAGTTCCCTCTCCCGGCTCGGTGTACCATCATTTGGACAGATTAAAACAGATGGGCTACATAACCAGCGAACCGAACAAAGCCCGCTCCATCAGAATTATCAGAAAAACTAAAAACCCATGA
- the brnQ gene encoding branched-chain amino acid transport system II carrier protein — MQLSKKEIFVTGLALLAMFLGAGNLIFPPMLGFNAGTDLWWAAAGFIMTGVGLPLLGVTAVARAGGDLEYLANRVHPLFSKIVTTIVVLSIGPLLAIPRTAATTFEVAVTPFLQTAGQAAAQPALAVTTLVFFVATLLFALRPSEITDNLGKLLTPLMVIFLGILIFKGVTAPIGTMGAGQYAAPLARGFLEGYNTMDALASVIFGLVIVNAVKAKGVTNNSEIARVTILAGVIAAIGLSSIYTGLTYVGATTGATFTGDNPGQMLTYITEALIGPAGKFVIAVTMTLACLTTAIGLVSTCGAFFSRLSGNRVSYNVICVITALVSLVLANMGLSKILELSVTLLVAIYPVIIVLVLLSLGHKLFKGKREVYIASVSATVVVNLANTVNSIAAKTGIKLPVVGNALTYLPLHEQGLDWVIPAILMAFVGMIWRTGLDGSEISDTKA, encoded by the coding sequence ATGCAGCTGTCTAAGAAAGAAATATTCGTAACAGGTTTGGCTCTGTTGGCCATGTTTTTGGGTGCGGGAAACTTAATCTTTCCACCTATGCTGGGTTTTAATGCCGGGACTGATTTATGGTGGGCTGCGGCCGGCTTTATCATGACGGGAGTGGGCTTACCCCTTCTAGGGGTTACTGCCGTGGCCCGGGCCGGAGGTGACCTGGAGTATCTGGCCAACCGGGTGCACCCGCTTTTCAGTAAAATTGTTACTACTATTGTGGTATTATCCATCGGCCCGCTTCTGGCCATCCCGCGTACGGCAGCCACTACCTTTGAAGTGGCAGTAACACCGTTTTTACAAACGGCAGGCCAGGCAGCAGCTCAGCCGGCCCTGGCTGTCACGACCCTGGTCTTCTTTGTCGCGACGCTTTTGTTTGCCCTGCGCCCGTCAGAAATAACAGATAACCTGGGTAAGCTTCTGACACCTCTGATGGTTATATTTTTAGGTATTCTTATCTTTAAAGGTGTTACAGCACCCATTGGTACAATGGGGGCGGGTCAATATGCCGCTCCACTGGCCCGGGGGTTTCTGGAGGGCTATAACACCATGGATGCCCTGGCCTCGGTTATTTTCGGGCTTGTTATTGTTAATGCCGTAAAGGCCAAGGGAGTTACAAATAACTCTGAAATAGCACGGGTAACTATCCTTGCCGGGGTTATTGCCGCTATTGGTTTATCATCTATCTATACCGGGCTTACCTATGTGGGAGCCACTACCGGGGCAACGTTTACAGGGGATAACCCGGGCCAAATGCTGACTTATATTACAGAAGCACTAATCGGACCGGCAGGTAAGTTTGTAATCGCTGTTACTATGACCCTGGCCTGTCTGACCACCGCCATTGGGCTGGTTTCTACCTGCGGTGCCTTTTTCAGCCGTCTGTCCGGTAATCGTGTCAGTTATAATGTTATTTGTGTAATAACGGCTCTGGTAAGCCTGGTGCTGGCCAATATGGGTCTGTCAAAGATATTGGAGCTTTCCGTGACCCTGCTGGTAGCGATATACCCGGTGATTATTGTTTTAGTACTGCTTTCCCTTGGTCATAAATTGTTTAAAGGTAAACGGGAAGTATATATTGCTTCTGTCAGTGCCACAGTGGTAGTAAATCTGGCCAACACCGTGAATTCTATAGCCGCTAAGACCGGCATCAAGCTGCCGGTAGTAGGCAATGCTCTCACTTACCTGCCCTTACACGAGCAGGGGCTGGATTGGGTAATTCCTGCTATATTAATGGCGTTTGTTGGAATGATTTGGAGGACCGGGTTAGATGGTTCTGAGATAAGTGATACTAAGGCATAA
- a CDS encoding S-layer homology domain-containing protein — MKKFICLGMLALFLLTAGPAFALNPLYFYDWPGTGNLPAGYPSWLENTPEDKKSVSDAVKWELYTGYPDRTLKLTNNITRAEFAVALARSLDIGQEGGSTWYAGRRDALLQAGIITSATGNWDAPISRGEMGQWMGRAARQFSAGVKVSNVSYSDTTDPDIITAARAGVIAGYEDGTFRPGEKAQRVHAALMLVRLVRGLNSAKPAVDSLDEIAQKAFIEEQEARKDWVTGKTGQLDFSAAKSYESETNLNWLKLVEEEYQKSNPDYGWAKDVENYSAKGVELHRTAAIIKVSGKVQNYNKSGQAIYGALPYEGYNYFVKRDGKWLLTHSEPLN; from the coding sequence TTGAAAAAATTTATCTGCCTCGGAATGTTAGCTTTGTTTCTTTTAACTGCCGGTCCCGCTTTTGCCTTAAATCCTCTGTATTTTTACGATTGGCCCGGGACCGGTAATTTACCTGCGGGCTACCCCTCCTGGTTGGAGAACACTCCGGAAGATAAGAAGAGTGTCTCTGATGCTGTTAAATGGGAGCTGTATACCGGTTACCCGGACCGGACTTTAAAGCTGACCAATAACATAACCCGGGCAGAGTTTGCCGTTGCCCTGGCCCGGTCCCTTGATATAGGACAGGAAGGGGGCAGTACCTGGTATGCCGGGCGCCGGGATGCGCTGCTTCAGGCGGGTATTATTACTTCTGCCACCGGGAATTGGGATGCCCCGATCAGCAGGGGAGAAATGGGGCAGTGGATGGGCCGGGCAGCCCGGCAGTTTAGTGCCGGTGTCAAGGTCAGTAATGTTAGCTATTCCGATACCACCGATCCCGATATTATTACGGCTGCGCGGGCCGGTGTTATTGCCGGGTATGAGGACGGTACCTTCAGACCCGGGGAAAAAGCCCAGCGGGTTCACGCCGCTTTAATGCTGGTGCGCCTGGTTAGGGGGTTGAATTCGGCCAAGCCTGCTGTGGACAGCCTGGATGAGATAGCTCAAAAGGCCTTTATTGAGGAGCAGGAGGCCAGGAAGGATTGGGTTACCGGAAAGACCGGCCAACTTGATTTCAGTGCCGCTAAAAGCTATGAGTCGGAGACTAATTTGAATTGGCTTAAGCTGGTGGAGGAGGAGTATCAGAAATCAAATCCTGATTACGGCTGGGCTAAGGATGTGGAGAATTACAGCGCTAAGGGAGTGGAACTGCATAGAACTGCTGCGATTATTAAGGTGTCGGGCAAGGTACAGAATTATAATAAATCCGGACAGGCTATATACGGGGCACTTCCCTACGAGGGCTATAATTATTTTGTGAAACGTGACGGTAAGTGGCTTTTAACCCACAGTGAGCCTTTAAATTAA
- a CDS encoding S8 family serine peptidase encodes MASKLNKILLVLMVLGVITVLCINSCPGSSPGVSDTKSVNENPEQQVLYTALISSEAPADWQKCLKQNGAEIGDYLGENQFLVRLPQEAKIPEIPGIQFSRYQTAPVQVVVQTYTENEGTLDEFNVTVFQPGDKKALAAAVRKLGGTTTGDPEGPGQVLRVQIPGKAVDNISQLPYVLFIEQYKPPQFLNNRASGVLGAAPLEVPGFVVPEGLSGAGQIVAIADTGLDTGKDDAAMHPDFRTQPGDKPKIVALKTPLGAKSAADPTGHGTHIAGSIAGTGAASNGEYRGLAPGAGLYIQSLFNAGGKPDLPVDLAGELFAPAYAAGARIHVDSWGREENKYLSTTAQIDSFIRQNPDFLVVFGAGNNGPEEGTLGPEANSKNALVIGASENPRPGYGPHSDNPQDIAEFSSRGPTADGRIKPELAAPGTEIISAKSSLVEGEGNFPLNQNYLRKDGTSMSTAIAGGAAALLREYFVKEKKNPSAALLKASLINGARRPDAKTNAAGFGLLDLEGTILALKEKTMQYTDNSAGIGQGNVIISKYQVTNTEMPLKVTLAWTDPPASPAAGNALVNNLDLLVVGPDGKSYYGNDFEGKNKKDKKNTVEQVYIPNPVPGEYQIKVLGSSIVIPAVEKENSENPLQDYALVYGQPLLQGTVMTTGNNDKSFVLEDWGSVIRGDNSSLKLAVDDWLAKDSPEVKIRPGTEIYTVGPRNKTRSIYAYYRTLDKTDCKSSPGGLILPLDEKQSEGGYRVAPAHQNYIKVNGTGNKKTGDIIPGSHITGVINPFTGELWNVSAVYDKTSGKIAQINLEQHTLRLANDSMVYRFDKDTKVNIKASWEKQLPWETPFIYPDEGELTELTEGMQVTLVLSKDQKTIKYIEAAQRRIEQLADETNPEANTIKLKDDQVYNVSPRAAITRDGRRTALSAIAPGDSVILTLEEDGSVSGLEAYSNLFYGKLVYANTINNSIVFTDHLGQIRVEKLTDNINVYWRGTRTDLASLKENDYVRLAFDPVSEKIWRIDQAVLAEEAGRKTLFKEYDPANNSLTTSDHKEYIVTDKTLVTKNNLRVGLEDLFKDEPVKITAVLNPQTGEKILGVIEAYTLPNAISPDLTVHAPGNVDTSRITVTGAAPGARVYIYYEDKQIIAQVDEQTGEFKAEITLNRTGSAYINVVAVDKKTGGTASKTLDVFAPGSNIKFSDLNGHWAEQDILELCGKGIIKGYPDGTFRPEQAVSREELVRMLIPAAGWEPEENQKIEFSDTKDITAGGQPFLAAAVSRGLINGYPDNTLRPGQKITRAELAAILMRTLKAKGQAVQQNTNEKINYTDWRDIPLWAREAAVLVYNQRIMTGRPENRFAPQENVTRAEAAVVVARLQRSLNLSE; translated from the coding sequence GTGGCAAGCAAACTTAATAAAATATTGCTTGTATTAATGGTCCTTGGTGTAATAACCGTTCTTTGCATTAATTCCTGTCCGGGATCTTCACCCGGTGTCTCAGATACAAAGTCAGTTAACGAAAACCCTGAGCAGCAGGTATTGTACACCGCCTTAATATCTTCAGAGGCCCCGGCTGATTGGCAAAAATGCTTAAAGCAAAACGGAGCAGAGATAGGCGATTACCTGGGGGAAAACCAGTTTCTGGTGCGTTTACCCCAAGAGGCAAAGATACCTGAAATCCCGGGCATTCAATTTTCCCGCTACCAAACAGCTCCTGTTCAGGTAGTAGTACAAACGTACACAGAAAACGAAGGAACCCTGGACGAGTTTAATGTCACCGTGTTTCAACCGGGGGACAAAAAAGCCCTGGCAGCTGCAGTAAGGAAATTGGGCGGAACTACCACCGGTGACCCGGAAGGACCGGGACAAGTACTCAGGGTACAGATACCCGGCAAAGCAGTTGATAATATCTCACAGCTTCCCTATGTATTGTTTATTGAACAGTACAAACCTCCGCAATTTTTAAATAACCGGGCCTCGGGGGTGCTGGGCGCAGCTCCTCTGGAAGTACCCGGTTTTGTTGTGCCGGAGGGCCTAAGCGGTGCGGGACAAATTGTTGCTATAGCTGACACCGGCTTAGACACAGGAAAAGATGACGCTGCCATGCACCCGGACTTTCGTACTCAACCCGGCGATAAACCCAAAATTGTGGCACTGAAAACTCCCTTAGGTGCCAAGTCAGCAGCTGACCCCACCGGGCACGGCACACATATTGCCGGCTCCATTGCGGGTACCGGAGCAGCATCAAACGGGGAATACCGGGGCCTGGCCCCCGGGGCCGGCTTATATATTCAGTCACTGTTTAATGCCGGCGGAAAGCCGGATTTACCCGTGGATCTGGCCGGTGAATTATTTGCCCCCGCCTATGCTGCCGGGGCACGTATTCATGTTGACAGCTGGGGCCGTGAGGAAAATAAGTATCTTTCCACCACTGCTCAAATAGACAGCTTTATTCGCCAGAACCCTGACTTTTTAGTGGTATTCGGGGCAGGGAATAACGGCCCGGAGGAAGGCACACTGGGACCGGAAGCCAACAGTAAAAACGCCCTGGTAATCGGGGCTTCCGAAAACCCCCGCCCGGGCTACGGGCCCCACAGTGATAATCCGCAGGATATCGCCGAATTCAGCAGCCGCGGGCCGACCGCGGACGGGCGCATAAAACCGGAGTTAGCGGCTCCGGGAACTGAAATTATTTCAGCCAAATCCTCACTGGTAGAAGGAGAAGGCAATTTCCCTTTAAATCAAAATTACCTGCGTAAAGACGGGACAAGCATGTCAACGGCCATCGCCGGCGGGGCGGCCGCCCTGCTGCGGGAATATTTTGTAAAAGAAAAGAAGAACCCCTCGGCGGCACTGTTAAAGGCTTCTTTAATAAACGGGGCCCGCCGCCCGGACGCTAAAACCAATGCCGCAGGCTTCGGACTTTTAGACCTTGAGGGTACGATCCTGGCCCTGAAGGAAAAAACAATGCAGTACACGGATAATTCCGCAGGAATCGGCCAGGGAAACGTGATCATATCAAAATATCAGGTAACCAACACCGAGATGCCTTTAAAGGTAACCCTGGCCTGGACTGACCCGCCGGCCAGTCCCGCTGCCGGGAACGCCCTGGTAAATAATTTGGACTTACTGGTGGTAGGACCTGACGGTAAAAGCTACTACGGCAATGATTTCGAGGGCAAAAACAAAAAGGACAAGAAAAACACCGTAGAACAAGTATATATCCCAAACCCTGTTCCCGGAGAATATCAAATTAAGGTTCTGGGCAGCAGCATAGTCATACCGGCTGTAGAAAAGGAAAACAGTGAAAACCCGCTGCAGGATTATGCCCTGGTTTACGGTCAGCCTCTGCTGCAGGGAACGGTTATGACCACCGGAAACAATGATAAATCTTTTGTGCTGGAAGACTGGGGTTCGGTCATCCGGGGTGATAATTCATCCCTCAAACTGGCGGTGGACGATTGGCTGGCAAAGGACTCCCCGGAAGTTAAAATCCGGCCGGGTACTGAAATATATACAGTGGGTCCCCGGAACAAAACCCGGTCAATTTACGCCTACTACCGGACCCTTGACAAGACTGATTGCAAAAGCTCCCCCGGCGGACTGATCCTGCCTTTGGATGAAAAGCAATCGGAGGGCGGCTACAGAGTTGCACCGGCTCACCAAAACTACATTAAAGTCAACGGTACCGGAAATAAAAAAACCGGTGACATCATACCCGGCTCCCATATTACAGGGGTAATTAACCCTTTCACGGGAGAGTTGTGGAATGTCTCGGCAGTTTATGACAAAACAAGCGGCAAAATCGCCCAAATAAATTTGGAACAGCACACATTACGGCTGGCAAATGACAGTATGGTTTACCGCTTTGACAAAGATACCAAAGTTAATATAAAGGCCTCCTGGGAAAAGCAGCTGCCCTGGGAAACCCCCTTTATTTATCCTGACGAAGGGGAACTTACAGAACTTACCGAAGGCATGCAGGTAACCCTGGTACTTTCTAAAGACCAAAAAACCATCAAATATATTGAAGCAGCTCAAAGGCGTATTGAACAGTTGGCAGACGAAACAAACCCTGAAGCAAACACTATCAAGTTAAAGGATGACCAGGTTTATAATGTTTCACCCCGGGCAGCTATTACCAGGGACGGCCGGAGGACTGCCCTGTCCGCAATAGCCCCCGGTGATTCGGTTATTTTAACCCTTGAAGAAGACGGGTCGGTGTCAGGGCTGGAGGCCTATTCCAACCTGTTTTACGGTAAACTGGTATATGCCAATACCATTAACAACTCCATAGTATTTACGGATCACCTGGGGCAGATAAGAGTTGAAAAGTTAACTGACAATATCAACGTCTATTGGCGGGGGACCAGGACAGATTTAGCAAGCCTCAAGGAAAACGATTATGTCAGGTTAGCCTTTGACCCGGTCAGTGAAAAAATCTGGCGCATAGACCAGGCCGTCCTGGCCGAAGAGGCGGGCCGGAAAACTTTGTTTAAGGAATATGACCCGGCAAATAACAGCTTAACCACCAGTGATCACAAGGAATACATCGTAACTGATAAAACACTCGTAACCAAAAATAATTTGCGCGTAGGACTTGAGGACCTGTTCAAAGACGAACCGGTAAAAATTACAGCTGTACTTAACCCTCAGACCGGGGAAAAAATACTGGGGGTTATAGAAGCATACACCCTGCCCAATGCGATTAGCCCTGACCTAACGGTCCATGCACCGGGCAATGTGGATACCTCCCGGATCACCGTCACCGGAGCTGCACCGGGCGCCAGGGTATATATTTATTATGAAGATAAACAAATAATCGCACAGGTAGACGAACAAACAGGTGAATTTAAGGCGGAAATAACACTGAATCGTACCGGCTCAGCTTACATTAATGTTGTAGCAGTTGATAAGAAAACAGGGGGTACAGCTTCAAAAACGCTGGACGTTTTTGCCCCCGGCAGTAATATTAAGTTCAGCGATTTAAACGGCCACTGGGCGGAACAGGATATCCTGGAATTATGCGGAAAGGGTATCATCAAGGGCTACCCGGACGGCACCTTCCGGCCGGAGCAGGCTGTCAGCAGAGAAGAACTGGTGCGCATGCTCATACCGGCCGCAGGCTGGGAGCCGGAGGAAAACCAAAAAATCGAGTTTTCCGATACCAAAGACATTACCGCCGGGGGCCAACCTTTCCTGGCTGCCGCTGTCAGCAGGGGCTTAATCAACGGCTACCCTGACAATACACTGCGCCCCGGGCAAAAGATTACCCGGGCGGAACTGGCTGCAATATTAATGCGCACCCTAAAGGCCAAAGGGCAGGCTGTACAACAAAATACTAATGAAAAAATCAATTATACGGACTGGCGGGACATTCCCCTTTGGGCACGGGAAGCTGCCGTACTGGTCTACAATCAAAGAATTATGACCGGAAGGCCGGAAAACCGCTTTGCCCCTCAGGAAAATGTAACCCGTGCGGAAGCTGCAGTAGTTGTTGCCCGGCTGCAGCGCTCCTTAAATCTTTCTGAATAA
- a CDS encoding zf-HC2 domain-containing protein — MKCSDKCSEISELFSPYIDGEIDPEDKKLVEEHLSCCPDCAKELNEWRKMSGLLGEIGSIEIKPPVELRESVMAQINGANKKSEAFKPKGKIAAVFSVSRYKGLVAAAASILILGFGYWGFSSEYDGITKLSAQVARQDSGDVKTSPGAPQDKDSFDQQDEAGDKSQKPPAEKQDSKDNREQDISGDPKTDKPANEGNAPVNTPGTKQNEAAPEHGPVALLSVEKKSLTASIQLAAAEQEAAVAVVKELAGQYQAEYSQQPLEQAVLIQLKVSNQNFAPLLANLEKLGEVKDKKIQEKDLTPQYKQISYEIQDLEEQKKTVENNPDALRRLNAEIEALKVNLAHLDQQAEHAFIAVWIE; from the coding sequence ATGAAATGTTCTGATAAATGTTCTGAAATTAGTGAGTTGTTTTCACCTTATATTGACGGTGAAATTGATCCTGAAGACAAAAAGCTGGTAGAGGAACACTTGTCCTGCTGTCCGGATTGTGCCAAAGAGTTAAACGAGTGGCGGAAGATGTCCGGTCTGCTCGGTGAAATAGGAAGTATAGAAATAAAACCGCCGGTTGAGCTTAGAGAAAGTGTTATGGCTCAGATTAACGGGGCAAATAAAAAATCAGAAGCATTTAAACCGAAGGGTAAAATTGCTGCCGTGTTTAGTGTGTCCCGCTATAAAGGCCTGGTGGCAGCAGCTGCTTCTATATTAATCCTGGGCTTTGGCTATTGGGGCTTCTCCTCAGAGTATGACGGGATCACTAAGCTCTCCGCTCAAGTCGCCCGGCAGGATTCAGGCGATGTCAAGACCTCTCCGGGGGCTCCCCAGGATAAGGATTCCTTTGATCAGCAAGACGAAGCGGGGGATAAATCTCAAAAGCCGCCTGCTGAGAAGCAGGATTCCAAAGATAACCGGGAACAAGATATTTCGGGTGATCCCAAAACAGATAAGCCGGCTAATGAGGGTAATGCCCCTGTAAACACACCCGGTACCAAACAGAATGAAGCTGCGCCGGAGCATGGCCCGGTTGCATTGCTAAGTGTGGAGAAAAAAAGTTTAACTGCATCTATTCAACTGGCTGCAGCTGAGCAGGAAGCCGCTGTTGCGGTAGTTAAAGAACTGGCGGGGCAGTATCAGGCAGAATACAGCCAGCAGCCGCTGGAGCAGGCAGTACTGATTCAGTTAAAGGTTTCAAATCAGAATTTTGCCCCGCTGTTAGCTAATTTAGAAAAGCTCGGTGAGGTTAAGGACAAAAAGATTCAGGAAAAGGATTTGACACCCCAGTATAAACAGATTTCTTACGAGATTCAGGATTTAGAGGAACAAAAGAAAACTGTAGAAAATAATCCTGATGCCTTGAGGAGGCTGAATGCTGAGATTGAAGCTTTAAAAGTAAATTTAGCTCACCTGGATCAGCAGGCTGAACATGCTTTTATTGCTGTATGGATTGAATAG
- a CDS encoding RNA polymerase sigma factor: MDKSFVNKLITRIQKGDIQAFEELVKLYEKKIYTLCCHLTGDHTDALDLAQDVLINVYNALPKFRQEASFDTWLYRIASNVWMSELRRKSRHKRVFSLDKPVETDKGEEIGQYYAEAGPGPEEHAMLQEEAREIRKALMELSEEQRTVLVLRDMHGYSYDEMAQILNCTLGTVKSRLNRARKALKKRLSTIMKGTEQQGKKTHQNPYEGRLSSNEMF; the protein is encoded by the coding sequence ATGGATAAAAGTTTTGTTAACAAGTTAATTACCCGCATTCAAAAGGGTGACATCCAGGCCTTTGAGGAACTTGTTAAACTTTATGAGAAAAAAATATACACCTTGTGCTGCCATCTTACAGGCGATCATACCGATGCCCTGGATTTAGCTCAAGATGTATTAATTAATGTATACAATGCATTGCCGAAATTCAGGCAGGAGGCTTCCTTTGATACCTGGTTATACCGGATAGCCTCGAATGTTTGGATGAGTGAGTTGAGGCGTAAGAGCAGGCACAAGAGGGTTTTTTCTCTGGATAAACCGGTTGAGACAGATAAGGGTGAAGAGATCGGTCAATATTATGCTGAAGCCGGCCCGGGTCCGGAAGAACACGCCATGCTTCAGGAAGAAGCCAGGGAAATTCGCAAGGCTTTAATGGAGTTAAGCGAGGAGCAGCGTACTGTGCTGGTGCTTCGTGATATGCATGGCTATTCATATGATGAAATGGCTCAAATCCTCAACTGCACCCTGGGTACTGTGAAGTCCAGGCTTAACAGGGCCAGAAAAGCCTTAAAAAAGAGGCTTTCTACCATCATGAAAGGTACGGAACAGCAGGGAAAAAAGACGCATCAAAACCCATATGAAGGGAGGTTATCCTCCAATGAAATGTTCTGA